In the Ramlibacter tataouinensis TTB310 genome, one interval contains:
- a CDS encoding type II toxin-antitoxin system VapC family toxin produces the protein MLHLLDTDTVSYLVKGTSPEVEARIATHAPADICISAMTRAELQYGLKRLPATHRLHLAVQRMFKIIRVLSWDADCADWYAAIRHQLTQAGQPIGEVDMMIAAHALAAGAVLVTNNERHYRRIQAPLMLENWTRAPS, from the coding sequence ATGCTCCACCTGCTGGACACCGATACGGTGAGCTACCTGGTCAAGGGCACCTCGCCGGAGGTCGAGGCGCGCATCGCCACCCATGCGCCGGCAGACATCTGCATCTCGGCGATGACGCGCGCGGAGCTTCAATACGGCCTGAAGCGGCTGCCCGCCACGCACAGGCTGCATCTGGCGGTGCAGCGGATGTTCAAGATCATCCGCGTCCTGTCCTGGGACGCCGACTGCGCGGATTGGTATGCCGCCATCCGCCACCAGCTGACGCAGGCCGGGCAGCCCATCGGAGAGGTGGACATGATGATCGCTGCCCATGCCCTGGCCGCAGGCGCCGTGCTGGTCACCAACAACGAACGGCACTACCGGCGCATCCAGGCGCCGCTGATGCTGGAGAACTGGACCCGCGCGCCGTCCTGA
- a CDS encoding antitoxin, with protein MAETRTAKLFKNGASQAVRLPAEFRFEGDEVYVTRDEATGDVILSDRPGAQAWAGFFELLHSAQAPADFMTERPMNRVPASGGLFDEAPAGSVRGPRF; from the coding sequence ATGGCCGAGACACGTACCGCCAAGCTGTTCAAGAACGGTGCCAGCCAGGCCGTGCGGCTGCCTGCCGAGTTCCGCTTCGAAGGCGACGAGGTGTACGTCACGCGTGACGAAGCGACCGGGGACGTCATCCTGTCCGATCGGCCGGGCGCCCAGGCCTGGGCCGGATTTTTCGAGCTGCTGCATTCGGCGCAAGCGCCGGCCGACTTCATGACGGAACGTCCCATGAACCGCGTGCCCGCCTCCGGCGGATTGTTCGACGAGGCACCGGCGGGGTCGGTGCGCGGGCCCAGGTTCTGA
- a CDS encoding Hsp20/alpha crystallin family protein: MASRFPTPFQAPSRNLRAPDPFSDLHREMNRLFDDFFSFGAPTPGTATLAPMPRLDVRETDQEICISAELPGVKPADVDVRVEGNLLTIRGEKKNEAEQQQQQQDYHLMERSYGRFQRSLQLPFQPDPGQVRASFEDGVLTVHVPRQAQQERSRRIEIQAGAGAQHAAVGGSATGSGDDAGNRPDPMSHH; the protein is encoded by the coding sequence ATGGCATCGCGTTTTCCGACGCCTTTCCAGGCGCCCTCGCGCAACCTGCGCGCCCCCGACCCGTTCAGCGACCTGCACCGCGAGATGAACCGGCTGTTCGACGACTTTTTTTCCTTCGGCGCACCCACGCCGGGCACCGCCACCCTGGCTCCCATGCCGCGGCTGGACGTGCGCGAGACGGACCAGGAGATCTGCATCAGCGCCGAGCTGCCCGGCGTGAAGCCGGCCGACGTCGACGTGCGCGTGGAAGGCAACCTGCTGACCATCCGGGGCGAGAAGAAGAACGAGGCCGAGCAGCAGCAGCAGCAGCAGGACTACCACCTGATGGAGCGCAGCTACGGCCGCTTCCAGCGATCGCTGCAGCTGCCCTTCCAGCCCGATCCCGGGCAGGTGCGGGCCAGCTTCGAGGATGGGGTGCTCACGGTCCACGTACCGAGGCAGGCCCAGCAGGAGCGCAGCCGCCGCATCGAGATCCAGGCGGGCGCCGGGGCGCAGCACGCGGCGGTCGGCGGTTCCGCGACCGGCAGCGGCGACGATGCCGGCAACCGCCCCGATCCCATGAGCCATCACTGA
- a CDS encoding diguanylate cyclase domain-containing protein, producing MSLDPAAAPADHLWQPSRPAGGQPAHAPLQRRWSALLADWAWGTALRWRAPAGRGHRDPSSGLLQKEGFLQQATALAQDCREQGLPLSAAVFDFPDLLEVHRMYGSRISSQLLDRLGRSLWRAAGRSGLAGRTGPTQFALALPRLTQAQARAQVQRVLGKVPCVELDAGGDELVLVADFLVAQIQGGGFEALFHRLRAGLSRVQERRLRIERYLESAPASLTRPAELH from the coding sequence ATGTCCCTCGATCCCGCAGCGGCCCCGGCCGATCACCTCTGGCAGCCCAGCCGGCCTGCGGGTGGGCAGCCGGCGCATGCACCCCTGCAACGCCGCTGGTCGGCTTTGCTGGCCGATTGGGCCTGGGGCACCGCCCTGCGCTGGCGCGCTCCGGCCGGGCGCGGCCACCGGGACCCGTCCAGCGGGCTGCTGCAGAAAGAGGGCTTCCTGCAGCAGGCGACCGCACTGGCGCAGGACTGCCGCGAGCAGGGCCTGCCGCTGTCAGCGGCGGTGTTCGACTTCCCCGACCTGCTGGAGGTGCACCGGATGTACGGCAGCCGCATCAGCAGCCAGCTGCTGGACCGGCTGGGCCGCTCGCTGTGGCGGGCGGCGGGGCGCTCGGGCCTGGCAGGCCGCACCGGCCCTACCCAGTTCGCCCTGGCCCTGCCGCGCCTGACGCAGGCGCAGGCCCGGGCCCAGGTGCAGCGCGTGCTCGGCAAGGTGCCTTGCGTCGAGCTCGACGCCGGCGGCGACGAGCTGGTGCTGGTCGCCGACTTCCTGGTCGCCCAGATCCAGGGCGGCGGCTTCGAAGCGCTGTTCCACCGCCTGCGCGCCGGCCTGTCGCGTGTCCAGGAGCGGCGCCTGCGCATCGAGCGTTACCTGGAAAGCGCGCCCGCCAGCCTGACCCGGCCGGCCGAATTGCACTGA
- a CDS encoding DedA family protein: protein MTEWIIQFIERFSYLGIAVLMLLENIFPPVPSELIMPFAGFVAARGDLNPVGVVAAGLVGSLLGTLPWYWAGRRLGSARLKRFAERHGRWLTLDPEDLEQAEDRFRRHGARSVMIGRLIPAIRSVISMPAGIERMPLGAFLLWSAAGSLLWTGALAALGFALETRWDKVKDVVEIATRVVVGGLLAWYAWRVLTFGRKPRRT from the coding sequence ATGACGGAGTGGATCATCCAGTTCATCGAGCGCTTCAGCTACCTGGGGATCGCGGTCCTCATGCTGCTGGAGAACATCTTCCCGCCCGTCCCCTCGGAGCTGATCATGCCCTTCGCCGGCTTCGTGGCGGCGCGCGGCGACCTGAACCCGGTGGGCGTGGTCGCAGCCGGCCTGGTGGGATCCCTGCTGGGCACCCTGCCCTGGTACTGGGCCGGGCGCCGCCTGGGCAGCGCCCGGCTCAAGCGCTTCGCCGAACGGCACGGCCGCTGGCTCACCCTGGACCCCGAGGACCTGGAGCAGGCGGAGGACCGTTTCCGGCGCCACGGCGCGCGCTCGGTGATGATCGGCCGGCTGATCCCCGCCATCCGCAGCGTGATCTCCATGCCCGCCGGGATCGAGCGCATGCCCCTGGGTGCCTTCCTGTTGTGGTCGGCGGCCGGCAGCCTGCTGTGGACGGGCGCGCTGGCGGCCCTGGGCTTCGCGCTGGAAACCCGCTGGGACAAGGTGAAGGACGTGGTGGAGATCGCGACCCGCGTCGTGGTGGGCGGCCTGCTGGCCTGGTACGCGTGGCGGGTGCTGACCTTCGGCCGCAAGCCGCGGCGCACCTGA
- the mtgA gene encoding monofunctional biosynthetic peptidoglycan transglycosylase → MRALGRWLLLALVAALGLQLFFIGRIALMAVVDPQSTAFQRSEAWRVATEKERFRWRQQWVPYDRISDHLKRAVIAAEDDGFASHEGVDWEAIEKAWQRNAKAEEQAARRAQLRRQARPPRIVGGSTITQQLAKNLLLSGERTLLRKGQEIVLTFALEQLLTKERILEIYLNSVEWGEGVFGAEAAAQHYWRKSAARLSAYEAARLAVMLPRPRFFEKVPNSGYLASRAYTIVARMREAELP, encoded by the coding sequence GTGAGGGCCCTGGGTCGCTGGCTGCTGCTGGCCCTGGTGGCCGCCCTGGGCCTGCAGCTGTTCTTCATCGGCCGCATCGCGCTGATGGCGGTGGTGGACCCGCAGTCCACGGCCTTCCAGCGTTCGGAGGCCTGGCGCGTGGCCACCGAGAAGGAACGGTTCCGCTGGCGGCAGCAGTGGGTGCCGTACGACCGCATCTCCGATCACCTCAAGCGGGCGGTGATCGCCGCCGAGGACGACGGCTTCGCCAGCCACGAGGGCGTGGACTGGGAGGCCATCGAGAAGGCCTGGCAGCGCAATGCCAAGGCCGAGGAACAGGCCGCGCGCCGCGCCCAGCTGCGCCGCCAGGCCCGGCCGCCCAGGATCGTGGGCGGCTCCACCATCACCCAGCAGCTGGCCAAGAACCTGCTCCTGTCGGGCGAGCGCACCTTGCTGCGCAAAGGCCAGGAGATCGTGCTCACCTTCGCGCTGGAGCAGCTGCTGACCAAGGAACGCATCCTGGAGATCTACCTCAACAGCGTCGAATGGGGCGAGGGGGTGTTCGGCGCCGAGGCCGCGGCCCAGCACTATTGGCGCAAGAGCGCCGCCCGCCTCAGCGCTTACGAGGCGGCGCGCCTGGCGGTGATGCTGCCGCGGCCGCGGTTCTTCGAGAAGGTGCCCAATTCCGGCTACCTGGCCAGCCGTGCCTACACCATCGTGGCTCGCATGCGCGAGGCCGAGCTCCCGTAG
- the aroE gene encoding shikimate dehydrogenase has protein sequence MDRYGVMGNPVAHSQSPWIHARFAELTGQVLGYERLLVPPGGLAQAVREFRAGGGRGCNITVPFKFEAAPLATRLSARAELAGACNTLRFDGEEVFADNTDGIGLVHDITRNAGVAIAGRRVLLVGAGGAAAGVLGPLVEAGPQAVVVANRTEDKARALVDRHAALAARHGVRLQAAGLQQPGQAFDLVVNASASSLAGGAVPVPDAVLRPGTLACDLMYGPAAQPFMDWARRLGAVPRDGLGMLVEQAAEAFQVWRGVRPPSAAVLDGLRERLARQ, from the coding sequence ATGGACCGTTACGGGGTGATGGGCAACCCGGTGGCGCACAGCCAGTCGCCGTGGATCCACGCGCGCTTCGCCGAGCTGACCGGGCAGGTCCTGGGCTACGAGCGCCTGCTGGTGCCGCCGGGCGGCCTGGCCCAGGCGGTGCGCGAGTTCCGCGCCGGCGGCGGGCGCGGCTGCAACATCACCGTGCCGTTCAAGTTCGAGGCCGCACCGCTGGCCACCCGCCTGAGCGCCCGCGCCGAGCTGGCCGGCGCCTGCAACACGCTGCGCTTCGACGGTGAGGAGGTCTTCGCCGACAACACCGACGGCATCGGCCTGGTGCACGACATCACGCGCAACGCCGGCGTGGCGATCGCCGGCCGGCGGGTGCTGCTGGTGGGTGCGGGCGGGGCGGCGGCAGGCGTGCTGGGACCGCTGGTCGAGGCCGGCCCGCAGGCGGTGGTGGTCGCCAACCGCACCGAGGACAAGGCCCGGGCCCTGGTGGACCGTCACGCGGCGCTGGCCGCCCGCCATGGCGTGCGCCTGCAGGCCGCCGGCCTGCAGCAGCCCGGCCAGGCGTTCGACCTGGTGGTCAACGCCAGCGCCAGCAGCCTGGCCGGCGGCGCGGTGCCGGTGCCGGACGCGGTGCTGCGGCCCGGCACCCTGGCCTGCGACCTGATGTACGGGCCGGCCGCCCAACCTTTCATGGACTGGGCGCGGCGCCTGGGCGCGGTGCCGCGCGACGGCCTGGGCATGCTGGTGGAGCAGGCGGCCGAGGCTTTCCAGGTCTGGCGCGGCGTGCGCCCGCCTTCGGCCGCCGTGCTGGACGGGCTGCGCGAGCGCCTGGCGCGGCAGTGA
- a CDS encoding energy transducer TonB, which translates to MKSFSTLQIALGISFAVHAGLLTVRFVDPERFNRVFQDTPLEVVLVNARTSERPDKAQAIAQAALAGGGDAEQGRATSPLPPSALTEMGDAAEEAQKRIEAMQEQQMLLLAQLKKQLAALPPPQPKQPTRNPETRAQEEKRRQLVKALAEIERRIHQENARPKKRYISPATREEVYAVYYDGLRRRIEDRGTQNFPHLAGRKLYGELTMVVTVNHDGRVLDTEVVQTSGNLTLDRRAQSIAKAAGPFGRFSQAMRRRADQIVVVSRFKFTRDETLETKLTSR; encoded by the coding sequence CTGAAGTCCTTCAGCACCCTGCAGATCGCGCTGGGCATCTCATTTGCGGTCCATGCAGGACTGCTGACGGTGCGCTTCGTGGACCCGGAACGCTTCAACCGGGTGTTCCAGGACACCCCGCTGGAAGTGGTGCTGGTCAACGCCCGCACCAGCGAGCGGCCCGACAAGGCGCAGGCCATCGCCCAGGCGGCGCTGGCCGGCGGCGGCGATGCAGAGCAGGGCCGCGCCACTTCGCCGCTGCCGCCCTCGGCGCTGACCGAGATGGGCGACGCCGCCGAGGAAGCGCAAAAGAGGATCGAGGCCATGCAGGAACAGCAGATGCTGCTGCTGGCCCAGCTGAAGAAGCAGCTGGCCGCCCTGCCCCCGCCCCAGCCCAAGCAGCCCACCCGCAACCCGGAGACCCGGGCCCAGGAGGAAAAGCGCCGCCAGCTGGTCAAGGCGCTGGCGGAGATCGAGCGGCGCATCCACCAGGAGAACGCGCGTCCCAAGAAGCGCTACATCAGTCCCGCCACCCGCGAGGAGGTGTACGCCGTCTACTACGACGGGCTGCGCCGCAGGATCGAGGACCGCGGCACGCAGAACTTCCCCCACCTGGCCGGCCGCAAGCTGTACGGCGAGCTGACCATGGTGGTGACCGTCAACCACGACGGCCGGGTGCTGGACACCGAGGTGGTCCAGACCTCGGGCAACCTCACCCTGGACCGCCGCGCCCAGAGCATCGCCAAGGCCGCCGGCCCGTTCGGCCGCTTCAGCCAGGCCATGCGGCGCCGCGCCGACCAGATCGTGGTCGTCTCCCGCTTCAAGTTCACGCGCGACGAGACCCTGGAAACCAAGCTCACCAGCCGATAG
- a CDS encoding ribonuclease catalytic domain-containing protein, whose protein sequence is MFVLFEEAGKFQAGRVLSEAEASAQVELDSGKRVKVKAAHVLLKFDKPQPAELIARAQALAPSIELELAWEFAPEEEFGFADLARDYFNDDASLEQQAAALFRLFEAPHYFRRAGKGRFRKAPAEIVQQALAGIEKKQQQQAQIGAWAAELAAGSCPPAIREQLYRILFKPDKNGPEYKAVVEASRSTQLPPLALLQKAGAITSPYQFHWKRFLFDNFPKGTGFPPLAAPAIRDELPLAPVRAFSIDDSSTTEIDDALSVQGLGSGTVTVGIHIAAPGLALQPSTPIDQVARSRLSTVYMPGYKITMLPDEVVQAYTLQEGRDCPAVSLYLSLDEATLVVKDSQTRLERVPIAHNLRHDQLDAFVTEAWLADADSPGGNVPEPASSLRGALSFLYRLARHLKGLRELVRGRPETFNRPDYSFKLVGAGDAEPTGGEEVQITVRRRGAPLDLIVAEAMILANSSWGQWLADLGVPAIYRSQASLAPGVKVRMGTKAAPHAGIGVKCYAWSTSPLRRYTDLVNQWQIIAAARHGRTAALAAPFKPKDAELFSIISAFDAAYSAYNGYQAAMERFWTLKYLRQQGLGELTATVFKEGLVRADELPLVLPVLGAGDLPRGARVRVRLGEIDEIGLDVHGTVVERLDAERAPVSAEDDTGEEEAVAGPIAIAVDVSEPEAPDHNPAP, encoded by the coding sequence ATGTTCGTCCTATTTGAAGAGGCCGGGAAGTTCCAGGCCGGCCGGGTGCTGTCCGAGGCCGAGGCTTCGGCCCAGGTGGAGCTGGACAGCGGCAAGCGCGTCAAGGTCAAGGCCGCGCACGTCCTGCTGAAGTTCGACAAGCCCCAGCCGGCGGAACTGATCGCCCGGGCCCAGGCCCTGGCGCCTTCCATCGAGCTGGAGCTGGCCTGGGAGTTCGCGCCCGAGGAGGAGTTCGGCTTCGCCGACCTGGCGCGCGACTACTTCAACGACGACGCCAGCCTGGAGCAGCAGGCCGCCGCCCTGTTCCGCCTGTTCGAGGCGCCGCACTACTTCCGCCGCGCCGGCAAGGGCCGTTTCCGCAAGGCGCCGGCCGAGATCGTCCAGCAGGCGCTGGCCGGCATCGAGAAGAAGCAGCAGCAGCAGGCCCAGATCGGCGCCTGGGCCGCGGAGCTGGCGGCCGGCAGCTGCCCGCCCGCCATCCGCGAGCAGCTTTATCGCATCCTGTTCAAGCCGGACAAGAACGGGCCCGAGTACAAGGCCGTGGTCGAGGCCTCGCGCAGCACGCAGCTGCCGCCGCTGGCGCTGCTGCAGAAGGCCGGGGCCATCACCTCGCCCTACCAGTTCCACTGGAAGCGCTTCCTGTTCGACAACTTCCCCAAGGGCACGGGTTTCCCGCCGCTGGCCGCGCCGGCCATCCGGGACGAGCTGCCGCTGGCGCCGGTGCGGGCGTTCTCCATCGACGACTCCAGCACCACCGAGATCGACGACGCGCTGTCGGTGCAGGGCCTGGGCAGCGGCACGGTAACGGTGGGCATCCACATCGCGGCGCCCGGCCTGGCCCTGCAGCCGTCCACGCCCATCGACCAGGTGGCGCGCTCGCGCCTGTCCACCGTCTACATGCCGGGCTACAAGATCACCATGCTGCCCGACGAGGTGGTGCAGGCCTACACGCTGCAGGAAGGGCGCGACTGCCCGGCGGTGTCGCTGTACCTCAGCCTCGACGAGGCCACCCTGGTGGTGAAGGACAGCCAGACCCGGCTGGAGCGGGTGCCCATCGCGCACAACCTGCGCCACGACCAGCTCGACGCCTTCGTCACGGAGGCATGGCTGGCGGACGCCGACTCCCCGGGCGGGAACGTGCCCGAGCCGGCGTCCAGCCTGCGCGGCGCGCTCTCCTTCCTGTACCGCCTGGCGCGGCACCTCAAGGGCCTGCGCGAGCTGGTGCGCGGCAGGCCCGAGACCTTCAACCGGCCGGACTACAGCTTCAAGCTGGTCGGCGCCGGCGATGCCGAGCCCACCGGCGGCGAGGAGGTGCAGATCACCGTGCGCCGCCGCGGCGCGCCGCTGGACCTGATCGTGGCCGAGGCCATGATCCTGGCCAACAGCAGCTGGGGCCAGTGGCTGGCCGACCTGGGCGTGCCGGCCATCTACCGCAGCCAGGCCAGCCTGGCGCCCGGCGTCAAGGTGCGCATGGGCACCAAGGCCGCGCCGCATGCCGGCATCGGCGTCAAGTGCTATGCCTGGAGCACCTCGCCGCTGCGCCGCTACACCGACCTGGTGAACCAGTGGCAGATCATCGCCGCGGCCCGCCATGGCCGCACCGCCGCCCTGGCCGCGCCTTTCAAGCCCAAGGACGCGGAGCTGTTCTCCATCATCTCGGCCTTCGACGCCGCCTATTCGGCCTACAACGGCTACCAGGCCGCCATGGAGCGGTTCTGGACGCTGAAGTACCTGCGCCAGCAGGGCCTGGGCGAACTGACCGCGACGGTGTTCAAGGAAGGCCTGGTGCGCGCCGACGAGCTGCCGCTGGTGCTGCCGGTGCTGGGCGCCGGCGACCTGCCGCGGGGCGCGCGGGTGCGCGTGAGGCTGGGCGAGATCGACGAGATCGGCCTGGACGTGCACGGCACGGTGGTCGAGCGGCTGGATGCCGAGCGGGCGCCGGTGTCGGCGGAAGACGACACCGGCGAAGAAGAAGCGGTGGCCGGCCCCATCGCCATCGCGGTCGATGTGAGCGAACCGGAAGCGCCCGACCATAATCCTGCTCCGTGA
- a CDS encoding YqiA/YcfP family alpha/beta fold hydrolase, protein MPENPLPAPVTHLLYLHGFRSSPRSAKAVQVEARVRGRHPGVAWWCPQLPPSPRAAMALVLDGIAAWPREGMGVIGSSLGGFYASCVAEATGCRAVLLNPAVHPARDLARHIGEQAAWHAPGERFFFEPRFVDELRVLEPGPPARPANYFAVVAKGDEVLDWREMTGRYPGARIKLLEGGDHALSDFPDHIDDVLGFLGL, encoded by the coding sequence ATGCCAGAAAACCCCCTACCCGCCCCTGTTACACACCTGCTGTACCTGCATGGCTTCCGCTCCTCGCCGCGCTCGGCCAAGGCGGTCCAGGTGGAGGCGCGGGTGCGCGGACGGCATCCGGGGGTGGCCTGGTGGTGCCCGCAGCTGCCGCCCTCCCCGCGCGCCGCCATGGCGCTGGTGCTGGACGGCATCGCCGCCTGGCCGCGCGAGGGCATGGGCGTGATCGGCTCCTCGCTCGGCGGCTTCTACGCCAGCTGCGTGGCCGAGGCCACGGGCTGCCGCGCCGTGCTGCTCAATCCCGCGGTGCATCCGGCGCGCGACCTGGCCCGGCACATCGGCGAGCAGGCCGCCTGGCACGCGCCCGGGGAGCGCTTTTTCTTCGAACCGCGCTTCGTCGACGAGCTGCGGGTCCTGGAGCCCGGGCCGCCGGCGCGGCCCGCGAACTATTTCGCGGTGGTCGCCAAGGGCGACGAGGTGCTCGACTGGCGCGAGATGACGGGCCGCTACCCCGGCGCGCGCATCAAGCTGCTGGAAGGCGGCGACCACGCGCTGTCCGACTTCCCCGACCACATCGACGACGTGCTGGGCTTCCTCGGCCTGTGA
- the rodA gene encoding rod shape-determining protein RodA — MQAVFDKPPLWQRAAPSLQGFDGPLAFAIFLLVCAGLLTMYSSGFDHGTRFMDHSRNMLIAGFVMFVIAQVPPQRLMSFAVPLYIIGVSLLIAVAMFGIAKKGARRWINVGIVIQPSEMLKIATPLMLAWWFQKREGHLRPLDFIVAGGLLLLPVGLIMKQPDLGTALLVMAAGLSVIFFAGLPWRLIVPPAVVGVLGIALLIGFESRLCADGVDWKVLHEYQRQRVCTLLDPAKDPLGKGFHILQGMIAIGSGGLVGKGFMQGTQTHLEFIPERTTDFIFAAFSEEFGLVGNLCLIAAFIFLIFRGLAIALEASTLFSRLLAGAVTMIFFTYAFVNMGMVSGILPVVGVPLPFISYGGTAMVTLGMGLGILMSIAKAKRLVQT; from the coding sequence ATGCAGGCCGTGTTCGACAAACCCCCCCTGTGGCAGCGCGCTGCCCCCTCGCTGCAAGGCTTCGACGGGCCGCTGGCGTTCGCCATCTTCCTGCTGGTGTGCGCCGGGCTGTTGACGATGTACTCCTCCGGCTTCGACCATGGCACGCGCTTCATGGACCACAGCCGCAACATGCTGATCGCCGGCTTCGTGATGTTCGTCATCGCCCAGGTGCCCCCGCAGCGGCTCATGAGCTTCGCCGTGCCGCTGTACATCATCGGGGTGTCGCTGCTGATCGCAGTGGCGATGTTCGGCATCGCCAAGAAGGGCGCCCGGCGCTGGATCAACGTGGGCATCGTCATCCAGCCTTCCGAGATGCTGAAGATCGCCACTCCGCTGATGCTGGCCTGGTGGTTCCAGAAACGCGAGGGCCACCTGCGGCCGCTGGACTTCATCGTGGCCGGCGGCCTGCTGCTGCTGCCGGTGGGCCTGATCATGAAGCAGCCGGACCTGGGGACCGCGCTGCTGGTCATGGCCGCCGGCCTGTCGGTGATCTTCTTCGCCGGCCTGCCCTGGAGGCTGATCGTGCCGCCGGCGGTGGTGGGCGTGCTGGGCATCGCGCTGCTGATCGGGTTCGAATCGCGGCTGTGCGCCGACGGGGTGGACTGGAAGGTGCTGCACGAGTACCAGCGCCAGCGCGTCTGCACCCTGCTGGACCCGGCCAAGGACCCGCTGGGCAAGGGCTTCCACATCCTCCAGGGCATGATCGCCATCGGCTCGGGCGGCCTGGTCGGCAAGGGTTTCATGCAGGGCACCCAGACGCACCTGGAGTTTATCCCGGAGCGCACCACGGACTTCATCTTCGCGGCGTTCTCCGAGGAGTTCGGGCTGGTGGGCAACCTGTGCCTGATCGCCGCCTTCATCTTCCTGATCTTCCGCGGCCTGGCCATCGCGCTGGAAGCCTCCACCTTGTTCTCGCGCCTGCTGGCCGGCGCGGTGACCATGATCTTCTTCACCTACGCCTTCGTGAACATGGGCATGGTCAGCGGCATCCTGCCGGTGGTGGGCGTGCCGCTGCCCTTCATCAGCTATGGCGGCACCGCCATGGTGACGCTGGGCATGGGGCTGGGCATCCTGATGTCCATCGCCAAGGCCAAGCGGCTGGTGCAGACCTGA
- the tldD gene encoding metalloprotease TldD, which yields MISREPTLERLATAQRLLLEPFGLDETHLSRALAEITAHQVDDADLYFQYTRSEGWSLEEGIVKTGSFSIDQGVGVRAVSGEKTAFAYSDDISEASLLDAARTVRSISAAARSGRARVAPRKVASSRTLYEGLDPIATLDSTAKVKLLEKAEKLARARDPRIAQVMAGLASEWDVVMVARADGTLAADVRPLVRLSVTVIAEQNGRREVGSSGGGGRFGLAYFDDERINTYVNDAVRAALTNLESRPAPAGEMTVVLGPGWPGILLHEAIGHGLEGDFNRKGSSAFSGRIGKRVAAKGVTVLDDGTIADRRGSLNVDDEGNASQRNVLIEDGILRGYIQDSLNARLMGVKPTGNGRRESYAHIPMPRMTNTYMLGGDKAPQEIVASIKKGLYATNFGGGQVDITSGKFVFSASEAFWVENGKILYPVKGATIVGNGPDALTRVTMIGDDMKLDSGVGTCGKEGQSVPVGVGQPTLRIDGLTVGGTA from the coding sequence ATGATTTCCCGCGAACCCACCCTCGAACGCCTGGCCACGGCCCAGCGGCTCCTGCTGGAGCCCTTCGGCCTGGACGAAACCCACCTGTCGCGCGCCCTGGCCGAGATCACGGCCCACCAGGTCGACGACGCCGACCTGTACTTCCAGTACACCCGCAGCGAAGGCTGGAGCCTGGAGGAGGGCATCGTCAAGACCGGCAGCTTCAGCATCGACCAGGGCGTGGGCGTGCGCGCCGTCAGCGGCGAGAAGACGGCCTTCGCCTACTCCGACGACATCTCCGAGGCCTCGCTGCTGGACGCGGCCCGCACCGTGCGGTCGATCTCGGCCGCGGCCCGCTCCGGCCGGGCGCGGGTGGCGCCCAGGAAGGTGGCCTCCAGCCGCACGCTCTACGAAGGCCTGGACCCGATCGCCACGCTGGACAGCACGGCCAAGGTGAAGCTGCTGGAAAAGGCCGAGAAGCTGGCCCGCGCCAGGGACCCGCGCATCGCCCAGGTGATGGCGGGCCTGGCCAGCGAGTGGGACGTGGTGATGGTGGCGCGCGCCGACGGCACGCTGGCCGCCGACGTGCGGCCGCTGGTGCGCCTGTCGGTCACGGTGATCGCCGAGCAGAACGGGCGGCGCGAGGTCGGCTCCAGCGGCGGCGGCGGCCGCTTCGGCCTGGCCTACTTCGACGACGAGCGCATCAACACCTACGTGAACGACGCGGTGCGCGCCGCCCTGACCAACCTGGAGTCGCGCCCGGCCCCGGCCGGCGAGATGACCGTGGTGCTGGGCCCGGGCTGGCCCGGCATCCTGCTGCACGAGGCCATCGGCCACGGCCTGGAGGGGGACTTCAACCGCAAGGGCTCCAGCGCCTTCTCCGGCCGCATCGGCAAGCGGGTGGCTGCCAAGGGCGTGACGGTGCTGGACGACGGCACCATCGCCGACCGCCGCGGCTCGCTCAACGTGGACGACGAGGGCAACGCCAGCCAGCGCAACGTGCTGATCGAGGACGGCATCCTGCGCGGCTACATCCAGGATTCGCTCAACGCCCGGCTGATGGGCGTCAAGCCCACCGGCAACGGCCGGCGCGAGAGCTACGCCCACATCCCGATGCCGCGCATGACCAACACCTACATGCTGGGCGGCGACAAGGCGCCGCAGGAGATCGTGGCCAGCATCAAGAAGGGCCTGTACGCCACCAACTTCGGCGGCGGGCAGGTGGACATCACCTCGGGCAAGTTCGTGTTCTCGGCCAGCGAGGCGTTCTGGGTCGAGAACGGCAAGATCCTGTACCCGGTCAAGGGCGCCACCATCGTGGGCAACGGACCCGACGCGCTGACGCGGGTGACCATGATCGGCGACGACATGAAGCTCGACAGCGGCGTGGGCACCTGCGGCAAGGAAGGCCAGAGCGTGCCGGTGGGCGTGGGCCAGCCCACGCTGCGCATCGACGGCCTGACGGTCGGGGGAACCGCTTGA